A window of the Bradyrhizobium ottawaense genome harbors these coding sequences:
- a CDS encoding MFS transporter has translation MLDWFKELSRMERKGFYGAFLGHAVDIFDFMIYSFLIPTLLLQWGMSKSAAGAIVTWTLVSSLVGAIGAGLLADRYGRVRVLRWTIVVFAVACFLCGMANSPEQLMIFRTIQGLGFGGESSLCMVLVTEMIRNPAHRGKYSGFTASSFSFGWGAAAIAYAITFNLFAPGIAWRVCFFLGILPALVVVYLRRNLEEPELFLRSRARQNGASPAQSFMRVFRKPLMRKTVLCSLLSGGMLGAYYAIATWLPTFLKTERGLSVFGTSSYLTVTILGSFVGYVAGAYATDRWGRRLTYIVFAAGAFAMALTYMVIPISNTSMLFLGFPLGVMMQGVFSGIGATISESYPNDVRATGYGVSYNVGRVIGSLFPLSVGWLSSNGTSLPLAIALVAGVGYAMVILSAALLPETTGIELDETTGEGVTVHDDGRQQAPAGRLA, from the coding sequence ATGCTGGATTGGTTTAAAGAGTTGTCACGCATGGAACGCAAGGGCTTCTATGGCGCGTTCCTCGGACACGCGGTCGACATCTTCGACTTCATGATCTATTCGTTCTTGATCCCCACGCTGCTTCTGCAGTGGGGCATGAGCAAATCGGCGGCGGGCGCCATCGTCACGTGGACGCTGGTATCGTCCCTCGTGGGCGCGATCGGTGCGGGGCTGCTGGCGGACCGCTACGGTCGCGTGCGCGTGCTGCGCTGGACGATCGTCGTGTTTGCGGTAGCTTGTTTCCTGTGCGGCATGGCCAATTCGCCCGAGCAGCTCATGATCTTCCGCACCATCCAGGGGCTTGGCTTCGGCGGTGAATCGTCGCTGTGCATGGTGCTGGTGACGGAGATGATCCGCAATCCGGCGCACCGAGGCAAATATTCCGGTTTTACCGCAAGCAGCTTTTCGTTTGGCTGGGGCGCCGCAGCGATCGCCTATGCGATCACCTTCAACCTGTTCGCGCCGGGCATTGCTTGGCGGGTTTGCTTCTTCCTCGGCATCCTGCCGGCGCTGGTAGTGGTGTATTTGCGTCGTAATCTGGAAGAACCCGAGCTTTTTCTCAGGAGCCGCGCGCGGCAGAACGGAGCGTCGCCGGCGCAGAGCTTCATGCGCGTGTTCCGCAAACCGCTGATGAGAAAGACGGTGCTGTGCAGCCTGTTGTCCGGCGGCATGCTCGGAGCGTATTACGCGATCGCCACCTGGCTGCCGACCTTCCTGAAGACCGAGCGCGGCTTGTCCGTCTTCGGCACCAGTTCGTATCTCACCGTGACCATCCTCGGCTCGTTTGTCGGCTACGTGGCCGGCGCCTACGCCACGGACCGCTGGGGCCGCCGCCTGACCTATATTGTCTTCGCGGCAGGCGCCTTCGCGATGGCGCTGACGTATATGGTGATCCCCATCTCCAATACGTCGATGCTGTTCCTCGGCTTTCCGCTCGGAGTAATGATGCAAGGCGTGTTCTCCGGCATCGGCGCGACTATCTCGGAGTCGTATCCGAACGACGTTCGCGCGACCGGCTATGGCGTGTCCTACAACGTGGGCCGTGTCATCGGTTCGCTCTTCCCGCTGTCGGTGGGATGGCTGAGCAGCAATGGCACCTCTCTGCCGCTGGCGATCGCTCTGGTGGCCGGCGTTGGTTATGCCATGGTGATCCTCTCGGCCGCACTGCTGCCGGAAACCACCGGCATCGAACTGGACGAGACAACTGGTGAGGGCGTAACCGTCCACGACGACGGGCGCCAGCAGGCACCCGCGGGCCGGCTTGCGTGA
- a CDS encoding NADPH:quinone reductase: MKAVWYERTGPALEVLTYGEMPTPVAGPGEVRVRLEASGVNPADVGRRGGSYRTLEYPRVIPNSDGAGIVDQVGDGVTRLQAGQRVWLFNGQRNGRAFGTAAEYITLSEHLVTPLPDNLSFAAGATLGIPGMTAWCCLYCDGPIAGQTVLVTGGAGAVGHYAVQLAKWGGAKVIATVSSAMKAEQARLAGADLAINYRNEDVIAKVLAFTGQRGVDRVVDVDFGGNIEITLKLMAMNSTIAVYATNGNRTPLVPMRDLMEKCIALRALVLFALPPPLLAAGQADITKWLTAGTRLHNVAGQFALSDTAQAHLAVEKGDKLGTVIVDCAR; this comes from the coding sequence ATGAAGGCAGTCTGGTACGAACGAACGGGCCCCGCGCTCGAGGTTTTGACCTATGGCGAGATGCCGACGCCGGTGGCCGGCCCGGGCGAAGTCCGGGTGCGGCTGGAGGCGTCCGGCGTCAACCCCGCCGATGTCGGCCGCCGCGGCGGCAGCTATCGCACGCTGGAATATCCGCGTGTGATTCCGAACAGCGATGGCGCCGGGATTGTCGATCAGGTCGGCGACGGCGTCACGCGATTGCAGGCCGGCCAGCGGGTCTGGCTGTTCAACGGCCAGCGCAACGGCCGCGCCTTCGGCACCGCGGCCGAATACATCACGCTATCAGAACATCTGGTGACGCCGCTGCCGGACAACCTGTCGTTCGCAGCCGGCGCCACGCTCGGCATTCCCGGCATGACGGCGTGGTGCTGCCTCTATTGCGACGGACCGATCGCGGGACAGACCGTGCTCGTCACCGGCGGCGCCGGTGCTGTCGGACATTATGCCGTGCAGCTCGCCAAGTGGGGCGGCGCCAAGGTGATCGCGACCGTCAGTTCGGCGATGAAGGCGGAACAGGCGCGGCTCGCCGGCGCCGATCTCGCCATCAATTACCGCAACGAGGACGTCATCGCGAAAGTGCTGGCCTTTACCGGGCAGCGCGGCGTCGACCGCGTGGTCGATGTCGATTTCGGCGGCAACATCGAGATCACCTTGAAACTGATGGCCATGAATTCGACCATCGCGGTCTACGCCACCAACGGCAACCGGACGCCGCTCGTCCCGATGCGCGACCTGATGGAAAAATGCATCGCCCTGCGTGCGCTGGTGCTGTTCGCGCTGCCACCGCCGCTGTTGGCGGCAGGACAGGCTGACATCACGAAATGGCTCACGGCCGGCACCCGTCTTCACAACGTCGCCGGTCAGTTCGCGCTGTCGGACACCGCGCAGGCGCACCTGGCCGTGGAAAAAGGCGACAAGCTCGGCACCGTCATCGTCGACTGCGCGCGGTGA
- a CDS encoding CvpA family protein, translating to MNNFDAIVCVGLVFAVVTGFNTGLVRSAVTILAYVVAAPIAMWAMSALSPPASGNLASAMAQNGLVFFGIFLFAGMALGKLARVAVDEATGSQAGIVDRLCGAVLGAVRVGLIAVTVVLVVDQLLPPRLQPPWLTGSQLRPWLSAAGQKGVKSLPPDVAATLDRLKRNQQI from the coding sequence ATGAACAATTTCGATGCCATTGTCTGTGTCGGCCTGGTGTTCGCCGTGGTCACCGGTTTCAATACCGGACTGGTGCGCAGCGCGGTCACGATCCTGGCGTATGTGGTGGCAGCGCCGATCGCGATGTGGGCGATGTCCGCGCTGTCGCCGCCCGCGAGCGGCAATCTTGCCTCGGCCATGGCTCAGAACGGGTTGGTGTTCTTCGGCATTTTTCTGTTCGCCGGCATGGCGCTCGGAAAGCTGGCGCGGGTGGCAGTCGACGAGGCCACCGGATCGCAAGCCGGCATCGTGGACCGGCTCTGCGGCGCCGTACTGGGCGCGGTGCGCGTCGGCCTGATTGCGGTTACCGTCGTTCTGGTCGTCGACCAGCTGCTGCCGCCACGACTTCAGCCGCCCTGGCTGACCGGCTCGCAACTGCGGCCATGGCTCTCCGCGGCCGGGCAAAAAGGCGTCAAATCGCTGCCGCCGGATGTCGCCGCCACCCTCGATCGGCTGAAGCGAAACCAGCAGATATAA
- a CDS encoding MBL fold metallo-hydrolase: MHWNVGKVKITKIVEMETVGSTRFILPLATNQEMQKLPWLIPHFATEEGRLKMSIHSLLVETPSRRIIVDTGLGNDKQGRNVPTWNNRQDPFLDTLTAAGFAPDSIDTVLCTHLHVDHVGWNTRLVDGKWVPTFPGARYVFGKTEYEHWRDHSHEEPDKLAVFNDSVKPIADAGRADLVASDARLADEITLIPTPGHSPGHISIHVTSDGHEALLTGDVAHHPCQMAHLDWSSTADSDPKQSAETRRELFSRFADTPTLVIGGHFNAGHIKREGAAFKFVALG; encoded by the coding sequence ATGCACTGGAATGTGGGCAAGGTCAAAATCACCAAGATCGTCGAAATGGAAACCGTCGGCAGCACCCGCTTCATCCTGCCGCTGGCGACCAACCAGGAGATGCAGAAACTTCCCTGGCTGATCCCCCATTTCGCCACCGAGGAAGGCCGGCTGAAAATGTCGATCCACTCGCTCCTGGTGGAGACGCCGTCGCGCCGGATCATCGTCGACACCGGCCTCGGCAACGACAAGCAGGGCCGCAACGTGCCGACCTGGAACAACCGCCAGGATCCGTTCCTCGACACCCTGACCGCGGCAGGTTTTGCGCCCGACAGCATCGACACGGTGCTTTGCACCCATCTGCATGTCGACCATGTCGGCTGGAACACAAGGCTGGTCGACGGCAAATGGGTGCCGACTTTCCCTGGGGCGCGCTATGTGTTCGGCAAGACCGAATATGAGCACTGGCGCGACCATAGCCACGAAGAGCCGGACAAATTGGCCGTCTTCAACGATTCCGTGAAACCCATCGCCGATGCCGGCCGGGCCGATCTGGTCGCCTCCGACGCCAGGCTTGCGGACGAGATCACCCTGATCCCGACCCCCGGCCACAGCCCCGGCCATATCAGCATCCACGTCACGTCGGACGGCCACGAAGCCCTGCTCACCGGCGACGTTGCCCATCATCCCTGCCAGATGGCCCATCTCGACTGGTCGTCAACGGCGGATTCCGACCCCAAACAATCCGCGGAGACGCGGCGCGAGCTGTTCTCGCGCTTTGCCGACACGCCGACGCTGGTGATCGGCGGCCACTTCAATGCCGGCCATATCAAGCGCGAGGGGGCTGCCTTCAAGTTCGTCGCCTTGGGGTGA
- a CDS encoding SDR family oxidoreductase → MDLGIKGRRAIVCASSKGLGRACAMALANEGVHVTLTARGAETLKKTADEIRKAHPGVTVTEVAGDITTPEGRDAALKACPDPDILINNAGGPPPGDFRNWTRDDWIKAIDANMLTPIELIKATVDGMMARKFGRIVNITSAAVKAPIEILGLSNGARAGLTGFVAGISRKTVINNVTINGLLPGPFDTDRLRGTAKGESEKRGLPVEQVLAERAKLNPAGRFGTPEEFGDACAFLCSAKSGFITGQNILLDGGAFPGTL, encoded by the coding sequence GTGGATCTTGGGATCAAAGGCCGCCGCGCCATCGTGTGCGCATCCAGCAAGGGACTCGGGCGCGCCTGCGCGATGGCGCTGGCCAACGAGGGCGTGCATGTGACGCTGACGGCGCGCGGCGCCGAAACGCTGAAAAAGACCGCCGATGAAATCCGCAAAGCCCATCCCGGCGTCACGGTGACCGAGGTCGCCGGCGACATCACCACGCCTGAGGGGCGCGATGCCGCGCTGAAAGCCTGTCCCGATCCGGACATCCTGATCAACAATGCCGGCGGCCCGCCGCCCGGCGACTTCCGCAACTGGACTCGCGACGACTGGATCAAGGCGATCGACGCCAACATGCTGACCCCGATCGAGCTGATCAAGGCGACGGTGGACGGCATGATGGCCCGCAAGTTCGGCCGCATCGTCAACATCACCTCGGCCGCGGTGAAGGCGCCGATCGAGATACTGGGTCTTTCCAACGGCGCCCGCGCCGGCCTCACCGGCTTCGTCGCCGGCATCTCGCGCAAGACCGTCATCAACAACGTCACCATCAACGGCCTGCTGCCCGGCCCGTTCGACACCGACCGCCTGCGCGGCACGGCGAAGGGCGAATCGGAAAAGCGCGGTCTTCCCGTCGAGCAGGTGCTGGCGGAACGCGCCAAGCTCAATCCGGCCGGACGTTTCGGCACGCCCGAAGAATTCGGCGATGCCTGCGCGTTCCTGTGCAGCGCCAAGTCCGGCTTCATCACCGGCCAGAACATCCTGCTCGACGGCGGCGCATTCCCGGGCACGCTCTAG
- a CDS encoding fumarylacetoacetate hydrolase family protein, with product MKLVRYGAKGAEKPGLIDKSGQLRDLSAHVKDLDGEAYAPASLAKLAGLDASKLPAVDGKPRFGAPVTGISKFVAIGLNYVDHAKETGSPIPTEPIFFIKANTALSGPNDAVEKPRGSTKLDWEVEIAAIIGTRAKYVSEADALNHVAGYCVCNDVSERNFQIERLGQWTKGKSHDTFGPVGPWLVTRDEIPDVQKLSMWLDVNGQRRQTGSTSTMIFTMAKCISYVSQFMTLLPGDIVTTGTPPGVGTGMKPPQFLNVGDVVTLGIEGLGEQRQEIIAA from the coding sequence ATGAAGCTTGTTCGTTACGGCGCCAAGGGTGCGGAAAAGCCGGGCCTGATCGATAAATCCGGCCAATTGCGCGATCTCTCCGCCCATGTGAAGGACCTCGACGGCGAGGCCTATGCGCCGGCCTCGCTGGCCAAGCTCGCCGGCCTCGATGCGTCCAAGCTGCCCGCCGTCGACGGCAAGCCGCGCTTCGGCGCCCCGGTCACCGGCATCTCGAAATTCGTCGCGATCGGCCTGAACTATGTCGATCACGCCAAGGAAACCGGCTCGCCGATCCCGACCGAGCCGATCTTCTTCATCAAGGCCAACACCGCGCTCTCCGGCCCCAATGATGCGGTCGAAAAACCCCGCGGCTCGACCAAGCTCGACTGGGAAGTCGAGATCGCGGCCATCATCGGCACCCGCGCCAAGTATGTCAGCGAAGCCGATGCCCTCAATCACGTCGCCGGCTATTGCGTCTGCAACGACGTCTCGGAACGCAACTTCCAGATCGAGCGCCTCGGTCAGTGGACCAAGGGCAAGTCGCACGACACGTTCGGTCCGGTCGGTCCGTGGCTGGTGACCAGGGATGAAATCCCCGACGTGCAGAAGCTGTCGATGTGGCTCGACGTCAACGGCCAGCGCCGCCAGACCGGATCGACCTCGACCATGATCTTCACCATGGCGAAGTGCATTTCCTACGTCTCGCAGTTCATGACGCTGCTGCCCGGTGACATCGTCACCACGGGCACGCCCCCCGGCGTCGGCACCGGCATGAAGCCGCCGCAGTTCCTCAATGTCGGCGACGTCGTCACCCTTGGCATCGAAGGCCTCGGCGAGCAGCGCCAGGAAATCATCGCGGCGTAA
- a CDS encoding GMC family oxidoreductase, whose protein sequence is MTDTYDFVVVGGGSGGCTVAGRLSEDPQTSVALLDAGGRNDNWVVTTPFALVLMVAGNVNNWAFNTVPQKGLNGRIGYQPRGKGLGGSSAINAMVYIRGHRADYDRWASLGNTGWSFNDVLPYFKRSENNADFGGEYHGKDGPLSVNKLRTDNPVQQIFLQAAQEGQFRLREDFNADEHEGLGIYQVTQKNGERCSAARAYIHPHMENRANLRVDTGAHATRILFEGKRAVGVEYRQGKELKQIRARREVIVASGAFQTPQLLQLSGVGDGAALGKHGIASVHHLPGVGANLQDHPDFVFGYMSDNPNFNGLSLKGIPRLLRAIGQYRRERRGPMTSNFAECGGFLKTRPDLDIPDIQLHFGMAMADDHGRKRHRGTGFTCHVCLLRPKSRGTVSLGSVDPFAAPLIDPNFFGDEADLETMVAGFKTTRRLMETPALKALQKKEMYTEGVHTDDEIRSLLRQRVDTVYHPVGTCKMGVNDPMAVVDPKLRVYGLEGLRVVDASVMPTLIGGNTNAPTIMIGEKAADMIKAEMRAS, encoded by the coding sequence GTGACGGATACATACGATTTCGTGGTGGTGGGCGGCGGCTCCGGCGGCTGTACGGTGGCGGGACGGCTTTCGGAGGATCCGCAGACCTCGGTGGCGTTGCTGGATGCCGGCGGCAGGAACGACAATTGGGTGGTGACGACGCCGTTCGCGCTGGTGCTGATGGTCGCCGGCAACGTCAACAACTGGGCCTTCAACACCGTGCCGCAAAAGGGCCTCAACGGCCGCATCGGCTATCAGCCGCGCGGCAAGGGGCTCGGCGGTTCGTCGGCGATCAACGCGATGGTCTATATCCGCGGCCACCGTGCCGACTACGACCGATGGGCCTCGCTCGGCAACACCGGCTGGTCCTTCAACGACGTGCTGCCCTATTTCAAGCGTTCGGAAAACAACGCCGATTTCGGCGGCGAGTATCACGGCAAGGACGGCCCGCTCTCGGTCAATAAATTGCGCACCGACAATCCGGTGCAGCAGATCTTCCTGCAGGCGGCGCAGGAAGGACAGTTTCGCCTGCGCGAGGATTTCAATGCCGACGAACACGAAGGGCTTGGCATCTACCAGGTGACGCAGAAGAACGGCGAGCGCTGCAGCGCCGCGCGCGCCTATATCCACCCCCACATGGAGAACCGCGCCAACCTGCGGGTCGATACCGGCGCGCACGCGACCCGCATCCTGTTCGAAGGCAAGCGTGCCGTCGGCGTAGAGTACCGCCAGGGCAAGGAGCTGAAGCAGATCCGCGCGCGGCGCGAGGTGATTGTCGCTTCCGGCGCGTTCCAGACGCCGCAACTGCTGCAGTTGTCCGGCGTCGGCGATGGCGCAGCGCTTGGCAAGCACGGCATTGCGAGCGTGCATCATCTGCCGGGCGTTGGCGCCAACCTGCAGGACCATCCGGATTTCGTGTTCGGCTACATGTCCGACAATCCGAACTTCAACGGCCTCTCGCTCAAGGGCATCCCGCGGCTGTTGCGCGCGATCGGCCAGTACCGGCGCGAACGCCGCGGGCCGATGACGTCGAATTTTGCCGAATGCGGCGGCTTTCTGAAGACCCGGCCCGACCTCGATATCCCCGATATCCAGCTCCATTTCGGCATGGCGATGGCGGATGATCACGGCCGCAAGCGCCACCGCGGCACCGGCTTCACCTGCCACGTCTGCCTGCTGCGGCCGAAGAGCCGCGGCACGGTTTCGCTCGGCAGCGTCGATCCGTTCGCAGCCCCCCTGATCGATCCGAACTTCTTCGGCGACGAGGCGGATCTGGAAACCATGGTCGCGGGCTTCAAGACCACCCGGCGGCTGATGGAGACGCCGGCACTGAAAGCCCTGCAGAAAAAGGAAATGTACACCGAAGGCGTGCACACCGACGACGAGATCCGAAGCCTGCTGCGCCAGCGCGTCGATACCGTCTATCACCCGGTCGGCACCTGCAAGATGGGCGTCAACGATCCCATGGCCGTGGTCGATCCCAAGCTCAGGGTATACGGCCTCGAGGGCCTGCGCGTGGTCGACGCGTCAGTGATGCCGACGTTGATCGGCGGCAACACCAACGCCCCGACCATCATGATCGGCGAAAAGGCCGCCGACATGATCAAGGCCGAGATGCGGGCAAGCTAA